The Acanthopagrus latus isolate v.2019 chromosome 13, fAcaLat1.1, whole genome shotgun sequence genome contains a region encoding:
- the LOC119030709 gene encoding LOW QUALITY PROTEIN: uncharacterized protein LOC119030709 (The sequence of the model RefSeq protein was modified relative to this genomic sequence to represent the inferred CDS: inserted 1 base in 1 codon), with protein MDGYAYHNQPRTLSYNSRDPILTEIQGQQHGGVGLYGADNLACNVLQVPNVNLECLIYHCTTYSILIAVIYRPPSXPLFKGNLGKLLNWLNPLSNTIAVMGDFNDDILKSSSIAKFMRNKGFGQFVKQPTTINGTLIDHVYVKTTHYIVESLVLPTYFSDHEGIMCSFTSSTE; from the exons ATGGATGGTTATGCTTATCATAATCAGCCAAGGACTTTATCCTACAATAGCAGAGACCCAATATTGACAGAAATTCAAGGCCAACAGCATGGTGGAGTTGGCCTGTATGGTGCAGACAATTTGGCATGTAATGTTCTCCAGGTACCAAATGTCAATTTAGAATGTTTGATTTACCACTGCACTACATACAGCATTTTGATAGCAGTAATTTATAGACCACCAT TGCCGTTGTTTAAAGGAAATTTAGGCAAATTACTCAATTGGCTGAATCCACTAAGTAACACAATTGCTGTTATGGGAGATTTCAAtgatgatattttgaaatcatcgTCAATTGCCAAATTTATGAGAAACAAAGGGTTTGGTCAATTTGTGAAACAACCCACAACAATAAACGGCACACTGATTGATCATGTGtatgtgaaaacaacacattatattGTTGAATCGTTAGTGTTGCCAACTTATTTCAGTGACCATGAGGGGATCATGTGTTCTTTTACATCCAGCACAGAGTAG
- the LOC119031587 gene encoding protein LBH-like, with translation MSTILSQVESQLEESPVQRRVSRSYQIFPEANTNEVSDSSSCPEDFLYRRERLPSIVVEPTEHSELESGQLRWPPRGVISNNVEEEEEDSSAHCTEGCEQQEDVGMEESSVARKSSIGPSQTQLCLSRLTPPASPTPPEAAPPCLRS, from the exons atgAGCACTATTCTCAGTCAGGTTGAATCACAATTGGAGGAGAGTCCAGTTCAGAGACGAGTGAGCAGATCCTACCAG ATCTTCCCTGAAGCTAACACGAATGAAGTGTCAGATTCCAGCTCCTGTCCTGAAGACTTTTTGTACAGGAGGGAGCGACTCCCCTCTATAGTTGTGGAGCCTACAGAGCACAGTGAGCTGGAGAGTGGGCAGCTGCGCTGGCCCCCACGAGGCGTAATAAGTAAcaatgtggaggaggaagaggaggacagcagTGCTCATTGTACAGAGGGCTGTGAGCAGCAGGAAGATGTGGGGATGGAAGAAAG CTCAGTTGCCAGAAAGTCTTCTATTGGACCTTCCCAGACTCAACTGTGCCTCTCTCGGCTGACACCACCTGcttcccccaccccccctgAGGCTGCCCCGCCCTGTCTGAGGAGCTAA